A genome region from Bufo gargarizans isolate SCDJY-AF-19 chromosome 2, ASM1485885v1, whole genome shotgun sequence includes the following:
- the THAP5 gene encoding THAP domain-containing protein 5 has product MPSCQTMTYELHHASLGNILNTSSVSKMSFEAPLVGTGDIVSENLHRFHADNFSNKPQTSDKSIVFTAVTQAIEQLGSAEESIITIIVPEDLSGKQAFLTNQPILQDHQFTEEENLEVEHGYESDGAEESSEMEHSYCRLDLDRNQLWETIAKLQSKVALLEVQENVTLARLRSLEALFGQLKQENLLSDEKLKIIDNCQNSFDFAIVQ; this is encoded by the coding sequence ATGCCAAGCTGCCAGACAATGACTTACGAGTTGCATCATGCCTCCCTGGGAAATATACTTAACACCTCATCGGTCTCCAAGATGTCTTTTGAGGCTCCATTAGTAGGGACAGGTGACATTGTTTCAGAAAATCTACATAGATTTCATGCAGATAACTTCAGCAACAAACCACAAACCTCTGACAAATCGATAGTGTTCACCGCAGTTACACAAGCCATAGAGCAACTGGGCTCGGCTGAAGAATCCATCATAACCATCATTGTCCCAGAAGACCTTTCAGGAAAACAAGCTTTTCTGACGAATCAGCCCATCCTACAGGATCATCAGTTCACTGAAGAGGAAAATCTGGAGGTGGAACACGGTTATGAATCAGACGGGGCTGAGGAGAGTTCAGAAATGGAGCATTCCTACTGCAGGCTTGATTTGGATCGGAACCAGCTCTGGGAAACCATTGCGAAACTCCAGTCCAAAGTCGCGCTGCTAGAAGTGCAGGAAAATGTCACTCTTGCCCGTCTAAGATCGTTGGAAGCGCTTTTTGGACAATTAAAGCAAGAAAACTTGTTATCGGATGAAAAGTTAAAAATCATTGATAATTGTCAGAACAGCTTTGATTTTGCAATTGTACAATAA